The DNA window CTTCACATAGGAGTACGACGTGATCGCCGCCACCACCGCCGCAGCCAGGAACGCCAGGGGGAACCATTTGCCGGCAGTGCCGGCGACCTGGCCCATCAGCGCGAACACGCCGGCGCCGATCATCACACCGGTGCCCATCGACACGGCACCTGACAATGTGATCTTGGAGTCCGCAGAGCCCTTCTGGTCGCCTGACTCCTGACTCACGCCATCGTTCCTTCCGTCTCGTGGACGTCCCGGTTTTTCCAGTGTTCAGACGACATTGTGTCGTAGACCGTGCTTCCATGCACCGGGCGGGATCGGGAGTCCAGTCGAGGGAAGTCAAGCGACGGCGACTGGCTCCGCCAGAACGACATCTACTTGTAGCGCACCTACGCCCACATCTGCCAGGTTCATCAAAACATCATCGGAGTCTACCAACATCCTTAATCAGGCATCCTGAGGGTGAGATAGCGTGCGCCGGGCGCGTTGAAGCCTGCGGTTTCCGGCGACGGTTCGGCTTGTGTGGTTGTGTCAGGCTGCTGGGCGGTGCTGGTTGATGAGTCCTGCGCAGGTGGTGGTGCGTTGGATCGGCTGGCCAAGTTCGATCACGGACGTGTGCGTCTCGTCGCAGGGTGCTCGTTGGCCGTGAGGGGGCCGAATATCCGTCGTGCCTGGTCAGGCTGCATTTCGGTATTCGTTGATGAGGCCGTCGAAGATGGGTTGATTTCACGACCCGAAAGTGGCGCGGATCCTCGGCCGCACGCGTCTCGGCAGCCTCCGGTGGCTGTTGGTTGAGTGAGCGGTGGGTCGGTGAGTGTTGTAGTTCTAGAAGCCACAACCAGCTCATAGGGCTGGAGCACCTCGTCTACGACGCGACCGAATCCACGGCGACGACGCGCGTTGTCGTTGATGACACCTACGGTGACTGAGCCCGGGGGTGGACCTTATCGGACCCCGCCCACAGCTATCCCGATACCAATCAGTCCGACGTCGGCGTCGAGCTCCACCAAGCACCCCTCAACGACACCGCCCTGCGCAGCACCATACTGACCGGCGCCGACATCGTTGTCGTACCAACCGCCGGACCGAACGCCCCGACCGGCGGCCGCTTCAGGCGATGAACGACGTGCGGCGACGCTTTCCGGTGCCCGCCGCCGAGGTCGAGCCGAGGGTCTTCGCGGCCGCCGATACGGACTTCATGCGTCTTGCGGTGCGGTTCGTCGTTCCGATTCGCAGTGCCCGGTCGGTGAAGGACGACCTGACGCGCCGAATCCATTCGAGTCTCGAGAACGCAGGCATCGAGATCATCGCTACCTCAGTAATCCAGAACGCGGCAGACGACTGGCAACCCGTCGCCTGGAGCAATCCCGGCGACAAAGACCAGGGCGACGAGGTGTAGCTGTCACGGGACTCGAATCTCGCTTCGTGCCGGACTGGATTCCTTCGCTTCGCGAGGCCTGCGGACGGGTAGTGTCTGGGCTCGTCGAGCGGTCTTGGGCCCTTCGATGACGGCGAGGGAACCTCGGATGCGGTGTCGCCACAAACTCGGCCGTCATCCCGGGGGCCATCGGCCTCCTGTCCGTTCAACCCCGCGACGTGCTCTCGTACCCGTGGGTGCCGGAACTCCGTCGTGAGGCGCTGACCGGGCGAAACGCATGAGATCAGGTTGCTGCGAGCTCCAACCAACTGGAGCGGGTGCGGTGTGGGTTAAGAGTTGTAATCCCCCCTCCGACACCATCGCTAACTACACGCGGCCGGGACTCGACGAGGATCCGGCCGTCTCGGCTGTAGGTGACGTCGATTCCATCTCTTCATAGACGGCGGCTTTGTCTGCGGGGTCGGCGGCCGCGAGTGTTGTAGGTGATGTCTCGGGGGCTAGCCACTAGCGCCTTGATGTCGTCCTTGCTGAGATGGGTGGTGATGGCGGTCGCTTCTCGGAATCCTGTTGGTGCTCTCGCTGGGTATGATTGTTGTGTTTGCATGCCCGTTGCTGGTTCGCCCAGGTGTTCAATGGGACTTTCGGCCTTACCCGCCCCGATCGTGACCTCCTAGTTTCGGGGCCACGTTGGGGGGAAGGGCGGTCATGGGTCACGTCCGATATCAGGAGAGCTGTGATGGCAGAAAATGACAGGTGGGACTCCGAGTTTGATGTGGTCATCGCTGGCGCTGGCGGGGCGGGGCTGGCGGCGGCAATAGAAGCGGCGGAAGCCGAAGCTAGGACCGTCGTCTTTGAAAAGCAGGGGAAGATTTGGGAGTCTTCCACGGCTATCAATGTAGGCATGGTGGCCTTTGCCGGAACCGACGTGCAGCAGCGGTTGGGCATAGAAGATTCTAGCGAGCTGCTGTACCAAGATCTCCTAGCGGTGGGAAACAACAAGAACGACCCCAGCCTGGTGCGCGCCTACGCCGACCACCAGCTGGATACCTACCGCTGGCTGAAAGACATCGGGGTGCGTTGGGCGGAGATAGCAACCGCCGCCGCCGGCATGAGCCGCCCCCGTGGGCATTTCTCTGACCCCCTGGACATGGTCAGGATTCTCAAGCGACAGGCGGAGCAGCGGGGAGCCACCGTCCTCTTCCACAGCGCCATCACAGAACTCATTACAGACAACCAGCAACGGGTCATTGGCGTCCAGATGCGGGATAGGGTGAACGAAACCCGCATCCGGGCACGCCGTGGGGTGGTGCTGGCTACCGGCGGCTTTGCCCGTTCCGCTGATCGTCTCGCCGCTCTTGACCGGCGTTTCGTCGGTTTAGCAGCCACAACCGGACTGGGGCATACCGGCGATCATCTGCGCATGGCAGAGCCGTTGGGCGCCTATTTTTGCGACATGGAATACGTCAAGCCGAGCTATGAGCTGCACGTCACCGGAGATTCCGCCGCCGAAATCTGCCTCATCTTCTACTTGGGAGCCATCATCGTCAACAGGCAAGGGCGCCGCTTCGTGAACGAGTCCATCCCCTATAAGGACATTGGCATGGCTTCCTTGGACCAGCCCGACGGGGTGGGAGTCATGGTCTTCGACCAGAAGATATTCGACAGGGCGCTGGACAACACGCAGAAGGCCTCGTCTGTCATTCCCAGCGAGAACGTCGTGTTGGGGCTGGACGCGGCGCGCATACGACTACTGGTGCAGGCGGATACCATCGAGGAGCTGGCCGACGGTATCCATATACCGCGCCAGGTGCTGAAGGAGACGGTAGAGAGATACAACAACAGCGTGGCCAGCGGCGCCGACACCGAGTTTGGTCGTAGCCACCTTTCTGCCAGTATCGGCAGTCCGGTCAGGATAGAAACGCCGCCCTTCTATGCCTATGAAGCCAAGAGCCACTTCCTGGCCACTTACGCCGGGTTGGCGGTGGATGCCAGCATGCGCGTTTTAACGCATGCTGGCCATATCCCTGGACTCTATGCTGCCGGGGAGGCGATTGGCGGGTTCCATGGAGCCAGCTATCACTCCGGAGCTGCCGTAGGGCAGGCGCTCATATTTGGACGCATCGCCGGCAGGAATGCCGCGCAAGGATCATGATCGCCTCCCAGGCCATCGCAGAGCGCTTCAACGCGATGTACCACCGATCCCAGACGGACAACAGACGGGTAACGAAATGATTGAGGTGACGGTTATGGCGCAGACGAGAGAAGGCTGATGATGGCGAAGACGTACTGGATAGCGTTCTACCACTCAATCAAGGATCAGGATCGGTTCGCCGCATATGGGAAACTCGCCGGGCCGGCGATGCAGGCCGCTGGGGGGAGGTTCCTGGTCCGCGGCAACCCGTCGCAGGTCTATGAGGCGGGCCTAAACGAGCGGGTGGTTGTCCTCGAATTTGACAGCCTCGAGCAAGCGATCGCAGCCCACGACGGGGCGCCCTATCAGAAAGCCCTAGAAGTGCTCGGCGATTCAGTTGAGCGCGAGATCAGGATCGCTGAGAGCGTCTAAACGGTCGACGATTGATGAGCGGGACGATGGAGAACCGTGAGTCCTTCGTCCAATCGCACCTCGATGAGCTTCAACCGTTTCAAGTGTCGAAGTGGTAGGTTCGTCGTCGTCGTCGTCGTCGTCGTCGTCGTCGTCGTCGTCGTGCAGTGCGAGTCGGATCAATGTATGACTGACGATCGAGGAAAAACCGGAGTTAGTTCAGCTCAGGCACGAGCAGTGGGACCGAGGTGGTGGCCGATGATAAAGCCCCAAACTGCAGGCAGACTCATGGGGCTGGTAGTTGTTCCGAGTGTCTGTGTTCTGTTTCTGTCGTCGTGTGCGGCATCGGAGGCTCCCAGCCCAGATCAACCCGACACAACATCGGCATCCGCCTCAACCGCTAGCTCACAGCCCATCAGTGAACTGCCCACTGAAACGCCTACGACTGCAACGTCGGGAACAAGACAACTCCCGAGTAGCACAACGATCCAGGGTGATCCGGCACTCCTCGACGCTGTGCTTGCTTCGGCGCCAGAACTCGACGGGATCATCAACCCCGGTTGGGAACCGGCCCACGGAGCCCCCTACACCGCCTTCATGTACCAACGGGGCGACGTCGGGTTCACGATTGTCGCTGCGTTTGACGAGTCGTTGGGCCTTCGGCTGGCCTTCGGTGAGGAAGCGGAGATACCCGAGGTTGCTGAGGTGCTGCCTCGTGACGGTTACGACATTCTTTTGCGGGAAGGTACGGGTGACTTCGGGCGAATCCATGCGGCATCCGTCGCCGACCTCTGCGGCCAATTCACACTGGTGGCCTTTGCAATCGTCGACGATTCCAACATCCTGATCGAAGACCTGGCAGTCATCGCCGAGAGCGTTAACTGCCCGTAGCCGGCCGATTTCGGCTACGCAGGAGCGGTGGTCGGCGACGGTTGGTTGAGCGAGTTTGAGTTTCCTCCCGACGTGACCCGTTCCTGCCGGTCGTCGTCGGTCGGGCCTCCGCCAGTGGCGTTGCCCTCGGTATCCCGCCTGCGGCTTCGGGGAGGCCGTCCAGAGATGAAGGCGAGATCCCCACGACCAACCTGCCCAGCTAGGCCATCTCGAACTCACGTTACGAAAAGCGACGTTGGCACCGCGTCGCCTTTTGGGTCGCCGTTCCAGAGACGGACGCAAAGGTCAGGCAGCCAGTGGGAATTCACCTGCTGGGATGCCGCGTGGGGTCAGGGTTTGAGTCGCTCCTCCGACACTATCGCTATCTGTACGCCGGCCGGGACCCGACGGGTGATCCGGCCCCCTGGACGGGGCAGTGGAACTCGTCCTATCACACATTTGCACTGTGTCGCTCACTTGTTCACGAGAGTCCCGGCAGGAAGTCAGGGTCGATGACCTTGCCGATGCCGCGACCATAGGCACCGACTGCTTCTCCGATGCCCCCATAGAACGACGGATATCCGTACATCATCGTCGTAAGGGTATCGATCGGGAGGCGGGCGTGAATCGCCAACCCGAGCATTCCGAGCAGGTCGCCCCCGCGCGGGCCCATCGTCGTGGCGCCTATCAGCACGCCACTAGAGCGTTCGGCCACCAGTTTGATGACTCCGTCGTTGCCGGGGCCGTGTATCCAACCGCGAAACGTGGCGGGGACCTGTTTGACGATCGTCGCCACGTCGATGCCTGCGTCTCGGGCGGACGCTTCGGTCAGGCCAGCCGTTCCGATTTCCGGGTCGGTGAACGTCAGTCTCGGCATGGTTCGATAATCGGCGGGTACCGGGTTCAAACCGAGGATGTCTGAACCAATGATCGAGCTGTGGTAGACAGCCACGCTGGTCAGCATTGGTTGGCCGGTGATGTCGCCGAGGGCCCAGATCCCGTCGCCCGCTCGCATGAGGTCGTCGACCTGCACATGGCGGTTGACCGGCTCTAGACCGGCCGCGTCGAGTCCCAGCGTCGCGAAATCAACGGCGCGTCCGGTCGCCACCAGGAGGCGTTCAGCCGACACCTCGGAGCCATCGTCGAGGGTCACGACGATGTGGTCGCCTGTTTGTTTGACCTGTTCGGCCCGGTGGTTCGTCAGCATGGCGATGCCTTCTCGATCGAAGACGGATTGCAGGATCGCCGAGGTTTCGGGCTCCTCAAGGGCTAAGAGCCGGTCGCGGCCCTCAATGATGGTGACTTCCACACCGAACCTCGCAAACACCTGGCCGAGTTCGCAACCGACCGCCCCGCCGCCGAGGATGATCAGCGAGGCCGGCAGTGGGTCAGCAGCGATGGCATCGTGGGTGGTCCAAAAACTGACGTCGGCCAGCCCGGGGATCGGGGGTATGAACGGATGGGAACCGGTGGCGAGAACGATGCCCCTGGTCGCTTCGATCTCTCGATCGTTGACTACGACGGTGCGTGGGCCGGTCAGTTTGGCGTATCCGCGAATGAAGCGGCCGCCACGGCTTTCGAAGCGGGCTACGGCGACGCTGTCATCCCAGTCACCGGTCGCCTCGACCCTGATGCGTTCGGCCACCGGCGACCAGTCGGGTTTCAGATCCACCTGGCCAGCCATACCGTTGACACGCCGAGCTTCCGCCAACAGATTGCCGGCCCTGATCATCATCTTCGACGGTATACAGGCCCAGTAGGCGCATTCCCCACCGACGAGGTTCGGCTCGACTCCGACCACATCCACGCCTTCATCGACAAGATGTGAGGCAAGGTCCTCTCCGCCCGTTCCTAACCCCAACACGACAATCTCGGCTTTTTCGGTCACGATCAGTCCTCCCGCGGTGCTACAGTCCTTGCGACTCTTGGACAACGATACCCGTGGTGCCGGGGGCGAGCGGCTCGGTCCCATCGAACGTTTTGTGAGGGTGCGTTCGGGTTACCCAAACGACCAGGTAAGATCGCGGCGAGGAGTAAGCATGCCCCTGTTCATGGACCGCCACGAAGTCGGAAACGCCACCGCCCAGGATGTCGCCGACGCCCACATGGCCGACCTGAGCAAGTCGGGGGAGTACGGCGTCGAGTTCTTGTCATACTGGTTCGACTCGGAAAGCGGCGGGGTTTTTTGCCTCGCCAAGGCGCCCGACGCTGATCGGCTCATGGCAGTTCATCAGGCCTCGCACGGCCTCGTCCCCAACGAGATCATCAGCGTCGCGGAAGACAATGTCTTACGTTTCCTCGGCCAAATCAAGGATCCGGTCGACGCCTCACAGGTGACGTCGCCGTTCCGGACAATCATGTTCACCGACCTCGCCGGATCAACCGCCCTGCTCGACGCAGTCGGAGACGCCGCATTCATGACCTTGCTCGGCGAGCATGACGTGATCGTCCGTCGAGCAATCGTGGCCTGGGACGGCCGGGAGGTCAAACATACCGGGGACGGTTTCATGGCAAGCTTTGATACAGTCGCCGATGCTCTTGAGTGCTCCCTGGCCATGCAGGCGGGATTTGTAGAACGCAGCCACGAGGACCGAACTCACCAGCTGCTTATTAGGGTTGGTCTGGCGGCCGGTGAGCCGGTTGACCACAACGAGGACATCTATGGCAAAGCTGTCAACCTCGCCAGCCGGATCTGCGATATGGCCCAACCCGGATCCATTTTGGTGTCGGACGTCGTGGAACAGCTCGGCTCCCGTGACGACTTCACGTTTTCGGCCGAAGGGACCCGTACCCTCAAGGGGTTCTCCGTTCCGGTTCCGGTGTACTCGCTCGTTGCGTCTCCGACGCGACGCCGTCCTCGTTGGTGGAGTCGGCTCGTCTGATCATTGCAACGACGGAGTTCGAGGTCACTTGGGTGTTGGACGGTGTCCTCTGCACTCCCCGGCGACCAGACATGTTCCACCGGCCGAGGATTGGGGTACATTCGTCTCTCCGACACCATCGCCAATCAACTGCGGCCGGGCCGCTACGAGGATTCGCCTGTTTTGGTGGTAGGTGATGTCGATTCCCATCTCTTTGTAAACGCCGCCTTTGCATACGGGTCGACGCCGCCAGGTGTGGCGGTGATGTCCCGGAGAATGTCGTCCTTGGTGAGTGCAGTGGTGAGGTCGTTGCCTATCGCCTCCCATTTGGCGAGTTGGGCGGACTCTATCGCCGTCAAAGAAAAGCACCTGCGCTTTCCATGGAAGTGTGTCGGCCTCGCTGACACCGGTGATCTGGAATTCGACTCCAGGTGAGAGGACCAACCATGGCGACAACACTGACACCGTCGCACGTCTACGGATGCTTCGCCGGCTGACGGGGTAACGGCGAGTGGCCAGTGTTCTGGAACGGTAGGAGGATTAGGCCCGATCGCCCGGCCCGGTGGGCAGATTCCACCATTGAACCCTCAAATACCGTCGATTTGAATGTCCGGGCCCATCGGGAGCCGTAGAAAGTGCTTTCAGATCTATAGGTGGGGCAGTTGTTCCCTGAGCATAGGACTTCAGGTAGGTACACACTGGTCGAGGAAGAACTCTCGATGAGGGGTAAACATGTTCAATGTCCTGGAGGCGAGAGATCTGGCGCCGGGGGTCCGGTATGTCCGGATCGAAGCCCCTAAGATCGCCCGTCGCCGCAAGGCTGGTCAATTCGTCATTATTCGCGCCACGTCCGATGGCGAACGAATCCCGTTGACCATCGCCGATTCCAGCACCGAAGAGGGGTGGATTGCCTTGATCGTGCAGGGAGTCGGAAAGGCAACCAAGACTCTCAATCGCCTCGAAGCGGGCGACGCCATACCCGACGTCGCCGGGCCACTCGGGATGCCTTCAAGAATCGAGCGGTTCGGAACCGTGGTATCGATCGGTGGCGGTGTCGGCACCGCCATTGCTTATCCGTCTGCGGTGGCTCTCAAGGAAGCCGGCAACCAGGTTATTTCCATCATTGGTGGTCGCAATAGCTCCTATGTCCTGCTCGAGGAAGAAATGCGAGCCGTGTGCGATGAAGTCTATCCCACCACCGATGACGGCTCGTATGGCTATCACGGTTTCGTCACCGACAAGCTCACGGACCTCATCGAAGAAGGACGACATCTCGACTTCGTGCTGGCTATCGGTCCGATTCCGATGATGAAAGCGGTGGCGGAAGTGACCCGTCCTCATGGCATCGATACCGTGGTGAGTCTCAACCCCATCATGGTGGATGGAACCGGGATGTGCGGTGGATGTCGGGTAGCGGTCGGGGGAGAGACCAAATTCGCCTGCGTCGACGGCCCAGAATTCGACGCTCACCAGGTCGATTTCGAGTTGCTTGCCATGCGGAACCGCGCCTATGCAGGGTTCGAGAACACGCGCCGCGATGAGATGGACCAGGAATGTGACCGACGGCAGCTTTTGCCGGTTGTGCCCGAGGTCACCGCATGACCGAGTTCACCCTCAAAGAGCGCATGGCGATGGCTCGTCAGAAGATGCCAGAGCAGGAACCCGTCGAACGCAAGGGAAACTTCACGGAAGTCAACCTCGGGTTCACAGC is part of the Acidimicrobiia bacterium genome and encodes:
- a CDS encoding sulfide/dihydroorotate dehydrogenase-like FAD/NAD-binding protein — protein: MFNVLEARDLAPGVRYVRIEAPKIARRRKAGQFVIIRATSDGERIPLTIADSSTEEGWIALIVQGVGKATKTLNRLEAGDAIPDVAGPLGMPSRIERFGTVVSIGGGVGTAIAYPSAVALKEAGNQVISIIGGRNSSYVLLEEEMRAVCDEVYPTTDDGSYGYHGFVTDKLTDLIEEGRHLDFVLAIGPIPMMKAVAEVTRPHGIDTVVSLNPIMVDGTGMCGGCRVAVGGETKFACVDGPEFDAHQVDFELLAMRNRAYAGFENTRRDEMDQECDRRQLLPVVPEVTA
- a CDS encoding amino acid permease, whose amino-acid sequence is MSQESGDQKGSADSKITLSGAVSMGTGVMIGAGVFALMGQVAGTAGKWFPLAFLAAAVVAAITSYSYVK
- a CDS encoding DUF1330 domain-containing protein, which translates into the protein MAKTYWIAFYHSIKDQDRFAAYGKLAGPAMQAAGGRFLVRGNPSQVYEAGLNERVVVLEFDSLEQAIAAHDGAPYQKALEVLGDSVEREIRIAESV
- a CDS encoding NAD(P)/FAD-dependent oxidoreductase — its product is MTEKAEIVVLGLGTGGEDLASHLVDEGVDVVGVEPNLVGGECAYWACIPSKMMIRAGNLLAEARRVNGMAGQVDLKPDWSPVAERIRVEATGDWDDSVAVARFESRGGRFIRGYAKLTGPRTVVVNDREIEATRGIVLATGSHPFIPPIPGLADVSFWTTHDAIAADPLPASLIILGGGAVGCELGQVFARFGVEVTIIEGRDRLLALEEPETSAILQSVFDREGIAMLTNHRAEQVKQTGDHIVVTLDDGSEVSAERLLVATGRAVDFATLGLDAAGLEPVNRHVQVDDLMRAGDGIWALGDITGQPMLTSVAVYHSSIIGSDILGLNPVPADYRTMPRLTFTDPEIGTAGLTEASARDAGIDVATIVKQVPATFRGWIHGPGNDGVIKLVAERSSGVLIGATTMGPRGGDLLGMLGLAIHARLPIDTLTTMMYGYPSFYGGIGEAVGAYGRGIGKVIDPDFLPGLS
- a CDS encoding DUF4242 domain-containing protein — encoded protein: MPLFMDRHEVGNATAQDVADAHMADLSKSGEYGVEFLSYWFDSESGGVFCLAKAPDADRLMAVHQASHGLVPNEIISVAEDNVLRFLGQIKDPVDASQVTSPFRTIMFTDLAGSTALLDAVGDAAFMTLLGEHDVIVRRAIVAWDGREVKHTGDGFMASFDTVADALECSLAMQAGFVERSHEDRTHQLLIRVGLAAGEPVDHNEDIYGKAVNLASRICDMAQPGSILVSDVVEQLGSRDDFTFSAEGTRTLKGFSVPVPVYSLVASPTRRRPRWWSRLV
- a CDS encoding FAD-dependent oxidoreductase — translated: MAENDRWDSEFDVVIAGAGGAGLAAAIEAAEAEARTVVFEKQGKIWESSTAINVGMVAFAGTDVQQRLGIEDSSELLYQDLLAVGNNKNDPSLVRAYADHQLDTYRWLKDIGVRWAEIATAAAGMSRPRGHFSDPLDMVRILKRQAEQRGATVLFHSAITELITDNQQRVIGVQMRDRVNETRIRARRGVVLATGGFARSADRLAALDRRFVGLAATTGLGHTGDHLRMAEPLGAYFCDMEYVKPSYELHVTGDSAAEICLIFYLGAIIVNRQGRRFVNESIPYKDIGMASLDQPDGVGVMVFDQKIFDRALDNTQKASSVIPSENVVLGLDAARIRLLVQADTIEELADGIHIPRQVLKETVERYNNSVASGADTEFGRSHLSASIGSPVRIETPPFYAYEAKSHFLATYAGLAVDASMRVLTHAGHIPGLYAAGEAIGGFHGASYHSGAAVGQALIFGRIAGRNAAQGS